The genomic stretch GCCAGTCCGGACAGGGCCAGCGATTGGCTGGCCCATTCCGCATCCACCCGCACCGAGGTTTGTCCCGCCAGATTGGCCTGCAAAAAGGTCAAAAACTGAGAGAAAGCCGCATAGTGATCTGCCTTGCTATAGCTGTCATCCGGGCCATCCTTGGGTAGCGGCAGCTTAAACTGCCGTCTCAGTGTCTCGCGAATGCTGCCATAGCTGCTGCCGCCTTTTTGCAAAATCCTGCGACAGAACACGGAATGCACCCGCGCTGCCGGATGCCGCAAGACGGTAAAGCTGCGAAACCCCGGGTTTCCCCGCTTCCACTGGCGCAGCTGTTTCTGGTTCATTTTTTGGATCAAACCCTCGGGCGTCACATTGTCGAGCCCGGCCATCCAGGCCATCACTTCCGTCTCAGGTCCGCCCCTGATGGGCAGATACAGCAGCGGTGTCACCACCCCAGCCACATAACCCGGCACCGACGGCCCCCTGCGGGGTTCAAAATTGGGGGTGCGGCTCAGGTTGAAACGGTCCATCTCCGCCAGCGCCTCTGCCATCACGCCTGGGTTCTCCACCTTTGACACAACCGGCGCCGGATTTTGCCGTTTCAGACTATCATCCAAAGCCTCAAGCTGGGAGCCTACACCCAGCCAGCGCGCCAGGCCGTTCATCACCTCAAGGTTCTGAAGATCCTCATAGGCCAGGTAAAAGCCCGTCTGTCCGGATTTCTGCAGCCGGTTCAGCAGGGTGATCTGAAAATCCTGCAACGCCTCTACATGTTGGGCAAATTCAACACCATCAAACTGCGCCAAGGCCTCTTTGCGACGTTTCACATTGGTCAGTTTCCACTGACCCGTGGCCTTGGCAATCTTCCAGGAGACATAGCTGTCCAACGGATTTCGGGTCAGGATTACCTTGGCGCAGCGCGGATCCTCCAGCGCCACATCCAAAACCCGTGGGTCATGGTCGTGAAAGTAGCGAAACCCCCCCAATACCCCCGC from Phaeobacter sp. G2 encodes the following:
- a CDS encoding sulfotransferase family protein produces the protein MTASFDYFIVFAEMRTGSNFLEANLNAFDGVTCHGEAFNPHFIGYPNKDNILGITQDMREDNPGCLISQIKSEAGVLGGFRYFHDHDPRVLDVALEDPRCAKVILTRNPLDSYVSWKIAKATGQWKLTNVKRRKEALAQFDGVEFAQHVEALQDFQITLLNRLQKSGQTGFYLAYEDLQNLEVMNGLARWLGVGSQLEALDDSLKRQNPAPVVSKVENPGVMAEALAEMDRFNLSRTPNFEPRRGPSVPGYVAGVVTPLLYLPIRGGPETEVMAWMAGLDNVTPEGLIQKMNQKQLRQWKRGNPGFRSFTVLRHPAARVHSVFCRRILQKGGSSYGSIRETLRRQFKLPLPKDGPDDSYSKADHYAAFSQFLTFLQANLAGQTSVRVDAEWASQSLALSGLAELGAPDLVLREEELAEALPALAQKLGRTTPGRPTPAPEDYPYRLGDIWDAALEKQVSSLYQRDYVMFGFAPWRAP